A single genomic interval of Camelina sativa cultivar DH55 chromosome 11, Cs, whole genome shotgun sequence harbors:
- the LOC104721382 gene encoding cinnamyl alcohol dehydrogenase 5, which translates to MGIMEAERKTTGWAARDPSGILSPYSYTLRETGAEDVRIRIICCGICHTDLHQTKNDLGMSNYPMVPGHEVVGEVVEVGSGVSKFTAGDIVGVGCLVGCCGGCSPCERDLEQYCPKKIWSYNDVYIDGQPTQGGFAKATVVHQKFVVKIPEGMAVEQAAPLLCAGVTVYSPLSHFGLKRPGLRGGILGLGGVGHMGVKIAKAMGHHVTVISSSNKKREEALQDLGADNYVIGSDQAKMSELADSLDYVIDTVPVHHALEPYLSLLKLDGKLILMGVINNPLQFLTPLLMLGRKVITGSFIGSMKETEEMLEFCKEKGLSSMIEVVKMDYVNTAFERLEKNDVRYRFVVDVEGSKLDA; encoded by the exons ATGGGAATAATGGAGGCTGAGAGGAAAACAACTGGCTGGGCTGCTAGAGACCCATCTGGGATTCTCTCCCCTTACAGTTACACTCTCAG aGAGACTGGAGCAGAGGATGTACGCATAAGAATCATTTGCTGTGGAATCTGTCACACCGATCTTCATCAAACCAAAAATGATCTCGGCATGTCTAACTACCCCATGGTTCCTGG GCACGAGGTTGTAGGAGAAGTAGTTGAGGTGGGATCAGGTGTGAGCAAGTTCACCGCAGGGGATATAGTCGGTGTTGGTTGTCTCGTTGGATGTTGTGGAGGTTGTAGCCCCTGTGAGAGAGATCTGGAACAGTATTGTCCCAAGAAGATTTGGAGCTACAATGATGTTTACATCGATGGTCAACCTACACAAGGCGGCTTCGCTAAAGCCACCGTCGTTCACCAAAA GTTTGTGGTGAAGATTCCAGAAGGAATGGCGGTTGAGCAGGCTGCGCCACTACTATGCGCTGGTGTGACGGTGTACAGTCCACTAAGCCACTTCGGTCTGAAACGACCAGGCCTAAGAGGAGGCATACTAGGGTTAGGTGGGGTTGGTCACATGGGTGTGAAAATAGCCAAAGCAATGGGTCACCATGTGACGGTCATTAGCTCATCaaacaagaagagagaagaggctCTGCAAGATCTTGGAGCCGATAATTACGTGATTGGATCCGACCAAGCGAAGATGAGCGAATTGGCTGATTCGTTGGATTACGTTATTGACACGGTTCCCGTTCATCACGCACTTGAGCCTTATTTGTCTCTGCTTAAACTTGATGGGAAGCTCATTCTCATGGGAGTCATCAACAATCCTTTGCAGTTTCTCACTCCTCTGCTTATGCTTG GGAGGAAAGTGATAACCGGGAGTTTCATAGGGAGCATGAAAGAGACAGAGGAGATGCTTGAGTTCTGTAAGGAAAAGGGTTTGAGTTCAATGATCGAAGTTGTGAAGATGGATTATGTTAACACTGCGTTTGAAAGACTCGAGAAGAACGATGTGCGTTACAGGTTCGTCGTTGATGTCGAAGGAAGCAAACTCGACGCTTGA
- the LOC104727582 gene encoding uncharacterized protein LOC104727582: MSSKKKDQPCGADNRKKRKMKDDQAKSQENALFRYFKKPATSDGFVENNDTKHVVLGDDGVDENINEYQREEAGVEPEDVNAVNEEDDWAELDLMLQKNQTIDKYAQDELNKEKIHWRQVLLRIITVVKTLAKQNLAFRGSNEKIGEEGCGNFLSFIEMIADFDPVMIEHLRRYKEGVSRNHYLSNRIQNELIALLANEIKGMIVKKIQIDDTSGEGLFLELQAVLAAFDLKIDDVRGQDHVDGLTLKALSHTRWESHVESVKAIRFQAPKIMNALVYIAENSDDPKEQSEAECLAISETHGIGSFEFLVSMVIWYNLLYVVNIVSKSL; the protein is encoded by the exons ATGTcttcaaagaaaaaagatcaACCTTGTGGAGCTGATaacagaaaaaagagaaaaatgaaagatgACCAAGCAAAATCTCAAGAGAACGCTTTATTCAGGTACTTCAAAAAACCTGCAACTTCTGATGGATTTGTAGAAAATAATGATACAAAACATGTGGTTCTTGGAGATGATGGAGTGGATGAGAATATAAATGAGtatcaaagagaagaagcaggTGTTGAACCAGAAGATGTCAATGCagtgaatgaagaagatgat TGGGCTGAACTAGATCTCATGCTGCAGAAGAATCAGACCATTGACAAATATGCTCAAGATGAACTCAACAAAGAGAAAATTCATTGGAGACAAGTGTTGCTTAGGATTATTACTGTGGTAAAAACGCTTGCTAAACAAAATTTAGCGTTTCGGGGAAGCAACGAGAAAATTGGAGAAGAAGGTTGTGggaattttttaagttttatagaGATGATTGCTGATTTTGATCCTGTGATGATTGAGCATCTAAGAAGATATAAAGAGGGTGTATCTCGTAATCATTATCTCAGCAACAGAATTCAGAATGAGTTAATAGCTTTGTTAGCCAATGAGATCAAAGGtatgattgtcaaaaaaattcaaa TTGATGATACATCTGGTGAAGGACTTTTTCTTGAGCTTCAAGCTGTTTTGGCTgcttttgatttaaaaattgaTGATGTGAGGGGACAGG ATCACGTGGATGGCCTTACACTTAAGGCTTTATCACACACTCGCTGGGAGAGCCATGTGGAAAGTGTTAAGGCAATACGGTTTCAGGCTCCTAAAATCATGAATGCGTTAGTGTACATTGCTGAAAATAGTGATGACCCGAAAGAGCAGAGCGAAGCTGAATGTCTTGCAATAAGTGAAACACATGGAATTGGAAGTTTTGAGTTCTTAGTTTCCATGGTTATTTGGTATAAtcttttatatgttgttaacaTTGTGAGCAAGAGTTTGTAG
- the LOC104721383 gene encoding receptor protein kinase-like protein At4g34220, with translation MTSNRSNLLFSSVLFHLILVPTQLQALNTDGVLLLAFKYSILSDPLSVLRNWNYEDATPCLWTGVTCTELGKPNTPDTLRVTSLVLPNKNLSGSVTPDLFFLPHLRILDLSTNFFNGSLPDSVFNVTELQNISLGSNNLSGDLPKSINSVINLQLLNLSANVFTGKVPPSLSLLKNLTVISLTKNSFSGDIPSGFEAAQVLDLSSNLLNGSLPKDLGGKSLHYLNVSHNKILGEISPGFAEKFPANATVDLSFNNLTGPIPTSPSLLNQKAAYFSGNQELCGEPLKTLCSIPSTLSNPPNSSETTPPAIAVKPRSSPPKDPLTESPNQTAKSKLKPSTIAAITVGDIAGLAIIGLLVLYVYQVRKRRRYPESSRFSFFKFCLEKNEAKKSNHQTQSTADVAVTESPDAKAACGSCIILTGGRYDETSTSESDVENQQTVEAFSRTDGGRLKQSPQTQLVTVDGETRLDLDTLLKASAYILGTTGTGIVYKAVLENGTAFAVRRIETECCATAKLKEFEREIRAIAKLRHPNLVRIRGFCWGDDEKLLISDYVSNTSLLCFFSASKASSSSSSLQNHLSFEARLNIARGMARGLCYINEKKHVHGNMKPNNILLNAENEPIITDLGLDRLMTLARESQVTGPTPYQPPEWSASQKPNPKWDVYSFGVILLELLTGKVFSVDQDIDQFSNLSGSETEEKGRFMRLIDGPIRSDVSRHEDAAVVCFRLGIECVSSLPQKRPSMKEVVQVLEKVSL, from the exons ATGACTTCCAACAGAAGCAATCTCCTGTTCTCATCAGTCCTCTTCCACCTTATTCTTGTCCCCACACAACTCCAAGCTCTTAACACTGATGGTGTTCTTCTGCTTGCTTTCAAATACTCCATCCTCAGTGACCCTCTCTCTGTTCTACGCAACTGGAACTATGAAGATGCAACACCATGCTTGTGGACAGGTGTCACCTGCACGGAGCTTGGGAAGCCTAACACTCCAGACACGCTCAGAGTTACAAGCTTGGTACTTCCAAACAAAAACCTGTCGGGTTCCGTCACTCCGGACTTGTTCTTTCTGCCGCATCTAAGGATCTTGGATCTGTCCACCAATTTCTTCAACGGGTCACTCCCTGACTCGGTCTTCAACGTCACTGAGCTTCAGAATATTTCCCTTGGAAGCAACAATCTCTCTGGTGATTTGCCCAAGAGTATCAATAGTGTGATTAATCTCCAGCTCTTGAATCTCTCAGCTAACGTATTTACTGGAAAAGTTCCTCCCAGCCTCTCACTTCTGAAGAATTTAACGGTCATTTCCTTGACAAAGAACTCATTCTCAGGTGATATCCCAAGTGGTTTCGAAGCAGCACAGGTTCTTGATCTTTCCTCAAATCTTCTCAACGGCTCTCTTCCCAAGGATTTGGGAGGCAAAAGCCTGCATTACTTAAACGTATCACACAACAAAATCTTGGGCGAGATTTCTCCAGGTTTTGCAGAGAAGTTTCCAGCAAATGCCACAGTCGATCTCTCCTTTAACAACCTCACAGGGCCAATCCCTACTTCCCCTTCTTTACTTAACCAAAAGGCCGCATATTTTTCTGGTAACCAAGAGTTGTGTGGGGAGCCATTGAAGACTCTCTGCTCAATCCCTTCTACTCTTTCCAACCCTCCAAATAGCTCTGAAACTACCCCACCTGCAATAGCAGTTAAACCAAGAAGCTCACCTCCAAAGGACCCTCTAACAGAAtcaccaaaccaaacagcaaAAAGCAAGCTAAAGCCAAGCACCATTGCCGCAATCACAGTTGGAGATATAGCTGGTCTAGCTATCATTGGTCTACTTGTGCTCTATGTATACCAGGTCAGAAAACGCAGAAGGTATCCTGAGTCCAGCAGATTCAGCTTCTTTAAGTTCTGTCTGGAGAAAAACGAAGCCAAGAAATCTAATCACCAAACGCAAAGCACCGCGGATGTCGCAGTCACAGAATCACCAGATGCAAAAGCGGCATGCGGTTCATGCATAATCTTGACCGGAGGAAGGTACGACGAGACATCGACATCAGAGAGCGACGTAGAGAATCAGCAAACCGTTGAGGCATTTAGTCGAACAGATGGTGGGCGACTAAAACAGAGTCCTCAAACTCAATTGGTTACAGTCGACGGCGAAACTCGGCTAGATTTAGATACTCTACTAAAAGCATCAGCTTACATATTGGGAACAACCGGAACCGGAATCGTCTACAAGGCGGTGCTGGAGAACGGCACGGCGTTCGCGGTGAGGCGGATCGAGACTGAGTGCTGTGCGACGGCGAAACTCAAGGAGTTTGAGCGGGAGATTCGTGCCATTGCTAAGCTTCGACACCCAAATCTCGTCAGAATTCGTGGGTTTTGCTGGGGAGACGACGAGAAGCTTCTAATCTCCGACTATGTTTCCAATACCagcctcctctgtttcttctccgcCA GTAAGGCAAGCTCAAGCTCTTCGTCATTACAAAACCATCTTAGTTTCGAGGCACGGCTCAATATAGCAAGAGGAATGGCTCGAGGACTATGTTACATCAACGAGAAGAAACACGTGCATGGTAATATGAAGCCCAATAACATTCTCTTGAACGCTGAGAATGAGCCCATCATCACCGATCTGGGGCTAGACCGCCTCATGACACTGGCGCGTGAATCTCAAGTCACTGGACCAACACCGTACCAGCCACCAGAATGGTCAGCGAGccagaaaccaaaccctaaatGGGACGTTTATTCCTTCGGCGTCATACTCTTGGAACTTCTCACAGGCAAAGTGTTTTCGGTGGATCAAGATATAGATCAGTTCTCAAATTTATCCGGTTCTGAAACGGAAGAGAAAGGCCGGTTCATGAGGTTGATTGACGGTCCAATCAGAAGCGATGTGTCTCGCCACGAGGATGCTGCAGTCGTGTGCTTTAGGTTAGGGATTGAATGTGTCTCTTCCTTGCCTCAGAAGCGACCGTCCATGAAAGAAGTGGTTCAAGTGTTGGAGAAAGTGAGCCTTTAA
- the LOC104721384 gene encoding probable carbohydrate esterase At4g34215, whose protein sequence is MEGGSTTSGEVKPERQSPITPNQIFILSGQSNMAGRGGVVKDHHHNRWVWDKTVPPECAPNSSILRLSADLRWEEAHEPLHVDIDTAKVCGVGPGMAFANAVRKRLETDSAVIGLVPCASGGTAIKEWARGSHLYERMVKRTKESMKCGEEIKAVLWYQGESDVSNIDDAESYGSNMDRLIKNLRHDLNLPSLPIIQVAIASGGGYIDKVREAQLGLKLSNVVCVDAKGLPLKPDNLHLTTEAQVQLGLSLAKAYLANFC, encoded by the exons ATGGAAGGAGGATCTACTACTTCCGGCGAAGTTAAACCGGAGAGGCAGTCTCCAATTACGCCAAATCAGATCTTTATTCTCTCCGGGCAAAGCAATATGGCTGGACGCGGCGGTGTCGTCAAAGACCACCACCACAACCGCTGGGTATGGGATAAAACCGTCCCACCGGAATGTGCACCAAACTCATCAATCCTCCGGCTGAGCGCAGATCTCCGGTGGGAAGAAGCGCACGAGCCGCTCCACGTTGACATCGACACGGCTAAAGTGTGCGGAGTGGGTCCAGGGATGGCGTTCGCGAACGCGGTTAGGAAACGGTTGGAGACAGATTCGGCAGTGATCGGATTGGTTCCGTGCGCTTCAGGTGGAACGGCGATAAAAGAGTGGGCGCGTGGGAGTCACTTGTACGAGAGGATGGTTAAGAGGACGAAAGAGAGCATGAAATGCGGCGAAGAGATCAAGGCGGTGCTTTGGTATCAAGGTGAGAGTGACGTGTCGAACATAGATGACGCTGAGAGCTACGGGAGCAATATGGACCGTTTGATTAAGAACCTTCGTCATGATCTCAACCTCCCTTCTCTTCCCATTAttcag GTAGCAATAGCATCGGGAGGAGGATACATAGATAAGGTGAGAGAAGCACAGTTGGGTCTGAAGCTCTCGAACGTTGTCTGTGTAGATGCCAAGGGATTGCCGCTAAAGCCCGACAATCTTCACTTAACCACCGAGGCTCAAGTCCAGCTTGGTCTCTCCTTAGCAAAAGCTTACCTTGCCAACTTCTGCTAG
- the LOC104721385 gene encoding D-3-phosphoglycerate dehydrogenase 1, chloroplastic-like: protein MSAAAAAAASSISVATNSFKNVTLSSRSPLPSAISVAFPNRGRNTLRRRFVLISCTAGDGSRPTILVAEKLGEAGLKVLEAFANVDCSYNMTPEDLNTKISLCDALIVRSGTKVDRAVFESSRGRLKVVGRAGVGIDNVDLSAATEFGCLVVNAPTANTIAAAEHGIALMAAMARNVAQSDASVKAGEWKRNKYVGVSLVGKTLAVLGFGKVGTEVARRAKGLGMRVIAHDPYAPADRAHAIGVDLVSFDEALATADFISLHMPLTPTTSKILNDETFAKMKKGVRIVNVARGGVIDEDALVRALDSGIVAQAALDVFTKEPPAKDSKLVQHERVTVTPHLGASTMEAQEGVAIEIAEAVVGALNGELAATAVNAPMVSAEVLTELKPYVVLAEKLGRLAVQLVAGGSGVKNVKITYASARATDDLDTRLLRAMITKGIIEPISDVYVNLVNADFTAKQRGLRLSEERVLLDGSPESPLETITVQLGNVESKFASSLSESGEVKVEGRVKDGVPHLTKVGSFEVDVTLEGSIILCRQVDQPGMIGTVGSILGESNVNVNFMSVGRIAPRKQAIMAIGVDDQPSKDTLKKIGEIPAVEEFVFLKL from the exons ATGTcagccgccgccgccgccgcagcTTCCTCGATCTCAGTCGCCACCAATTCTTTCAAGAACGTGACTCTCTCCTCCAGATCGCCTCTCCCATCCGCGATCTCCGTCGCTTTCCCTAACCGTGGACGCAATACTCTTCGCCGGCGGTTCGTTCTCATTTCGTGCACCGCTGGAGATGGATCTAGACCTACGATCCTTGTTGCTGAGAAGCTCGGTGAGGCTGGTTTAAAGGTTTTGGAGGCTTTCGCTAATGTGGACTGTTCGTATAACATGACTCCAGAGGATCTCAACACTAAGATCTCCCTCTGTGATGCGTTGATCGTGAGGAGTGGCACTAAGGTTGACCGTGCGGTGTTCGAGTCGTCTCGCGGACGGTTGAAGGTTGTTGGACGCGCTGGTGTTGGGATCGACAACGTGGATCTGAGTGCAGCGACTGAGTTTGGTTGTTTGGTTGTCAACGCCCCGACGGCCAACACCATCGCTGCTGCTGAGCACGGAATCGCTCTTATGGCCGCCATGGCTAGGAACGTAGCTCAATCTGATGCTTCTGTTAAGGCTG GAGAGTGGAAGAGGAACAAGTATGTGGGTGTTTCACTTGTGGGCAAGACTCTTGCAGTGTTGGGATTCGGGAAGGTTGGGACGGAAGTTGCTAGACGTGCCAAGGGTCTTGGTATGCGTGTGATTGCTCATGATCCCTATGCCCCAGCAGACCGTGCACACGCCATTGGTGTTGATTTAGTGAGCTTTGATGAAGCCCTCGCCACTGCTGATTTTATATCTCTTCACATGCCACTTACGCCAACAACATCGAAGATACTAAACGACGAGACCTTTGCCAAAATGAAGAAGGGAGTTCGCATCGTCAATGTTGCTCGTGGGGGTGTTATTGACGAAGACGCGTTAGTGAGAGCTCTGGATTCTGGCATTGTTGCTCAGGCTGCACTTGATGTTTTCACAAAAGAGCCACCGGCTAAAGACAGCAAGCTCGTGCAGCACGAGAGGGTCACTGTGACACCTCATCTTGGAGCCAGCACTATGGAGGCTCAG GAAGGAGTTGCCATCGAAATTGCTGAAGCTGTTGTTGGAGCTCTGAATGGAGAGCTTGCTGCTACTGCAGTCAATGCACCTATGGTTTCTGCTGAG GTTCTAACCGAGTTGAAACCATATGTGGTTCTAGCCGAGAAACTAGGAAGACTGGCAGTGCAATTGGTGGCCGGAGGAAGCGGTGTGAAAAACGTGAAAATCACATACGCCTCAGCAAGAGCCACTGACGATCTTGACACCAGACTTCTAAGAGCCATGATCACCAAGGGAATCATCGAGCCAATCTCCGACGTATATGTCAACTTGGTCAACGCTGACTTCACAGCCAAGCAGAGAGGTCTCAGACTCTCAGAGGAACGTGTTCTCTTGGATGGTTCACCAGAGAGCCCGTTGGAGACAATAACTGTCCAGCTAGGCAACGTGGAGTCCAAATTCGCCAGTTCGTTGTCTGAATCAGGAGAGGTGAAAGTGGAAGGAAGGGTTAAAGACGGAGTTCCCCATTTGACAAAGGTTGGATCGTTTGAGGTAGATGTGACTCTTGAAGGTAGTATCATATTGTGCAGGCAGGTGGATCAACCTGGTATGATCGGAACAGTCGGAAGCATCTTGGGAGAGTCTAACGTCAACGTTAACTTCATGAGCGTTGGGAGAATCGCACCGAGGAAGCAAGCGATTATGGCGATTGGAGTAGACGATCAACCAAGCAAGGATACACTAAAGAAGATTGGGGAAATCCCAGCGGTTGAGGAATTCGTTTTCCTCAAGCTCtag
- the LOC104721386 gene encoding stress enhanced protein 1, chloroplastic, with translation MALSQVSASLAFSLPNSGAIKLATIPNHSSTTCRVHVPQLAGSRSTFASGSPLLPVKLSMTRRGGNRAASVSIRSEQSTEGSSGLDIWLGRGAMIGFAVAITVEITTGKGLLENFGVASPLPTVALAVTALVGVLTAVFIFQSSSKN, from the exons ATGGCCTTATCTCAAGTCTCTGCGTCTCTCGCTTTCTCTCTTCCCA ATTCTGGCGCAATAAAGCTAGCCACAATCCCAAACCATAGTTCTACTACTTGTCGGGTTCATGTTCCGCAACTTGCTGGAAGCAGATCCACCTTCGCTTCTGGTTCTCCTCTAT TACCAGTGAAGTTGAGTATGACTCGCAGAGGAGGAAACAGAGCAGCATCAGTTTCAATAAGAAGTGAGCAAAGCACAGAAGGAAGCAGCGGTTTGGACATATGGCTTGGTCGTGGCGCCATGATTGGCTTTGCTGTTGCCATTACTGTTGAGATTACCACTGGTAAAGGACTTCTTGAG AATTTTGGAGTAGCAAGTCCATTGCCTACGGTTGCTTTGGCAGTTACAGCATTGGTTGGTGTTCTAACTGCGGTTTTTATCTTCCAATCTTCTTCTAaaaactga
- the LOC104721387 gene encoding uncharacterized protein LOC104721387, which yields MTRSIPNLPLFILAVTLSLSSSLLGLVRSDDPKPIRREVYEGGKIYDISHRYTPEMPAWSSSEGLGESFLRLAASMKNGSFANVSEMKLSVHSGTHVDAPGHFWDNYYDAGFDTDSLDLQVLNGPALLVDVPRDKNITAEVMESLHIQRGVRRVLFRTSNTDKRLMFKKEFDSSFAGFVTDGAKWLVENTDIKLIGLDYLSFAAFEESPATHRVILKGRDIIPVEALKLDGVEVGTYSLHCLPLRLVGAEGAPTRCILIK from the exons ATGACCCGCTCCATCCCCAATCTCCCTCTCTTCATCCTCGCCGTTACACTCTCCCTCTCTTCTTCCCTCCTCGGCCTCGTCCGCTCCGATGATCCGAAACCAATCCGCCGAGAGGTTTATGAAGGAGGTAAGATATACGACATCAGCCACCGTTACACGCCGGAGATGCCAGCTTGGTCATCTTCCGAAGGATTGGGAGAGTCTTTCCTGAGATTAGCCGCGAGTATGAAGAACGGATCTTTCGCCAACGTGTCGGAGATGAAACTATCTGTTCACTCAGGAACTCACGTGGATGCTCCAGGTCACTTCTGGGACAATTATTACGACGCTGGTTTTGATACCGATTCACTCGACCTCCAAGTCCTTAACG GTCCTGCTCTGTTGGTTGATGTTCCTAGAGACAAGAACATTACTG CTGAGGTTATGGAATCGCTTCATATTCAAAGAGGTGTTCGTCGTGTGCTCTTTAGAACCTCCAACACTGACAA GCGGCTTATGTTTAAGAAAGAGTTTGATTCAAGCTTTGCTGGGTTCGTGACTGATGGGGCGAAATGGTTGGTTGAGAATACTGACATCAAACTTATTG GGCTTGACTATCTTTCCTTTGCTGCTTTTGAGGAATCACCTGCAACACACAGGGTTATTCTTAAGGGACGG GATATAATCCCTGTGGAAGCGCTGAAGCTGGATGGTGTGGAGGTAGGAACATACTCGCTTCATTGCTTACCGTTGAGATTGGTTGGAGCGGAAGGAGCACCGACAAGATGCATTCTCATCAAGTGA